In Paenibacillus algicola, a genomic segment contains:
- a CDS encoding amino acid permease, with translation MRRHKLPATSLKPSFKARHMTMIALGGSIGTGLFLASGGAIASAGPGGALLAYAAVGLMVYFLMTSLGELATFLPDAGAFSTYATRYVSPAFGFAVGWNFWYNWAVTIAAELAAATVIIKFWFPDSPSFIWSLLFLGIMYGLNVLSAKGYGESEYWFAMIKVVTVIIFLITGVMMIFGILGGESVGFTNFNLDGGGSMHGGLFALIGVFMAAGFSFQGTELIGVAAGESENPRQNVPRAIRQVFWRILIFYIFAIFVIGLLIPYSDPSLLQSDVNSISVSPFTLVFEKAGLAFAASVMNAIILSSVLSAGNSGMYASTRVLYAMAKQGMAPRWLSRLNSRGVPVAALTVTASIGMLAFLASFFGDGQVYIWLLNASGMCGFINWLAIAVSHYRFRKAYTAQGRDLNELPFRARWFPFGPLFAFLLCIVAIIGQGDFSGEISWSTLIATYVSIPLFFAIWFGYKLFRTSKLVPLEDCDFSTPAK, from the coding sequence ATGAGACGCCATAAATTACCTGCGACCTCACTGAAGCCCAGCTTCAAAGCCCGCCACATGACGATGATTGCCCTTGGAGGCTCGATCGGCACGGGTCTGTTTCTCGCGAGCGGCGGTGCCATCGCTTCTGCCGGACCTGGCGGTGCGCTGCTGGCCTATGCCGCTGTAGGCCTGATGGTTTATTTTCTAATGACCAGTCTGGGAGAGCTGGCCACCTTCCTGCCGGACGCCGGTGCCTTCAGCACCTATGCCACCCGGTATGTCAGCCCGGCGTTCGGCTTTGCGGTCGGCTGGAACTTCTGGTACAACTGGGCCGTCACCATCGCGGCGGAGCTGGCTGCAGCGACGGTCATTATTAAATTCTGGTTTCCGGACAGCCCGTCCTTCATCTGGAGCCTGCTCTTCCTGGGCATTATGTACGGGCTGAATGTGTTGTCAGCCAAAGGGTACGGAGAGTCTGAATATTGGTTTGCCATGATCAAGGTGGTTACCGTCATTATTTTTCTGATTACAGGTGTGATGATGATCTTTGGCATTCTGGGCGGGGAGTCGGTCGGATTTACGAACTTTAATCTTGATGGCGGCGGCTCGATGCACGGAGGGCTCTTCGCACTGATCGGCGTCTTTATGGCGGCAGGCTTCTCCTTTCAGGGAACCGAGCTGATCGGCGTTGCCGCAGGGGAAAGCGAGAACCCGCGGCAGAACGTGCCCCGGGCGATTCGCCAGGTATTCTGGCGCATCCTCATCTTCTATATCTTTGCCATCTTTGTCATCGGTCTGCTGATCCCGTATAGTGATCCCAGCCTGCTGCAATCAGACGTTAACAGCATTAGTGTCAGCCCCTTCACTCTCGTATTCGAAAAAGCTGGCCTGGCCTTTGCTGCCTCTGTCATGAATGCAATTATTTTGAGCTCGGTGCTGTCTGCCGGCAACTCGGGCATGTACGCCTCGACTCGCGTGCTGTATGCCATGGCGAAGCAAGGGATGGCGCCGCGCTGGCTGAGCCGCCTGAACAGCCGGGGGGTGCCCGTGGCTGCGCTCACGGTTACGGCGTCCATCGGCATGCTCGCTTTCCTGGCCTCATTCTTCGGTGACGGTCAGGTGTATATCTGGCTGCTGAACGCTTCCGGCATGTGCGGCTTTATTAACTGGCTCGCGATCGCGGTAAGCCATTATCGCTTCCGCAAGGCTTATACTGCTCAGGGACGGGATCTCAACGAGCTGCCCTTCCGGGCGCGCTGGTTCCCGTTTGGTCCGCTGTTTGCGTTCCTGCTCTGCATTGTGGCCATTATCGGCCAAGGTGATTTCAGCGGAGAGATCAGCTGGTCCACGCTGATTGCCACCTATGTCAGTATACCGCTGTTCTTCGCCATCTGGTTCGGGTACAAGCTGTTTCGTACCAGCAAGCTCGTGCCGCTAGAAGACTGCGATTTCTCAACGCCTGCCAAGTAA
- a CDS encoding YcdB/YcdC domain-containing protein, translating into MKSSTRSKKAMAVTSTACALAAMLCISPAAWGAEAIDPDVKARLAQAAGELPAAGQKTLIGSTELPEGAKISSAEAEQRVHKLFPVTSQAKLVQSSFREEKSLGEVVIWDLQFDYQLGTYGTGFHASVNAVTGDVISIHIPERLFSTSENQTALSREQAEQRAKAWIQSHFPDVDTKQLTSHHPGYGMEALFSPVNYYFQYKGSYNGIPSDGDMLSLSVNAEGSITSFNRYNTAVKPKVTKPGITAEQAREQLKKQFGLELVYMPEKMQHYRSRTTPEYYLAWAPGDQSMSAIDAATGKPMDDTGKQMTDPAVQPTPVTSKKAPFKPAVKPLSKAADATTILNDHFDIPKDYKLHSSSLGESYHNGRQVWSLSYSPSSQFMGTHLSAEVDAVTGQIYSMNEHRYHELGDSKPQTTSAKLTKAQAQQQAMDLVMEIVPNAAAEYKLTEIRALESTFPGQAYYYVTFTRYAGEIKIWGESITVGMDAEGKVSNYHFRSNVELKELPVASKPNVTQDQARKTYLEQIQLMLKFIQYGGYTSPTGHEPLSLKLAYAPSYGQNELYTMKMIDAVTGKWRNGGYYYGNSESSEGFNAVDIEGHASHKALEKLLEFRVLVPDEQNKVYPDQQITTGEWFDMAARSLSPDYEGSSIGMYDPFPYGSLQPESKYYEAVYLMVSRDWLPREASPSFSVEGKLTRDELAVLLMKMLKYDKLAEAFGASDLDAGAADVSQIKQPGAALFAVKLNLLPLRDGKFLPNQVVTRAEAAEVLVKLADLRGKSDSFLNHMNY; encoded by the coding sequence TTGAAGTCATCGACACGTTCAAAGAAGGCAATGGCCGTGACGTCTACCGCCTGTGCTCTGGCCGCCATGTTATGTATATCTCCGGCAGCATGGGGAGCGGAGGCTATCGATCCGGATGTAAAGGCCAGGCTGGCCCAAGCGGCCGGAGAGCTTCCCGCTGCAGGTCAAAAGACCCTGATTGGAAGTACAGAGCTGCCAGAGGGAGCGAAGATTTCATCCGCAGAGGCGGAGCAGCGTGTCCATAAGCTGTTCCCGGTGACAAGCCAGGCCAAGCTGGTGCAATCCAGCTTTCGCGAGGAGAAGTCATTGGGGGAGGTGGTGATCTGGGATCTGCAATTTGACTATCAGCTGGGTACTTACGGCACAGGCTTTCATGCCTCTGTAAATGCCGTTACGGGGGATGTCATTTCTATACATATACCCGAGCGGCTGTTCAGCACCTCCGAGAATCAGACGGCATTAAGCCGGGAGCAGGCAGAACAACGGGCCAAGGCGTGGATACAGAGCCATTTTCCGGATGTGGACACCAAGCAGCTTACATCTCACCATCCAGGCTACGGCATGGAGGCGTTGTTCTCTCCGGTAAATTATTATTTTCAATATAAAGGTTCATATAACGGCATTCCATCAGACGGGGATATGCTCAGTCTCAGTGTGAATGCAGAAGGCAGCATTACTTCCTTTAATCGCTACAATACCGCTGTTAAGCCGAAGGTGACGAAGCCAGGCATTACAGCCGAGCAAGCGCGTGAGCAGCTGAAGAAGCAATTTGGGCTGGAGCTCGTCTACATGCCGGAGAAAATGCAGCATTATCGCAGCCGGACCACTCCGGAGTATTACCTGGCCTGGGCACCGGGTGACCAATCCATGTCTGCGATTGACGCCGCTACCGGCAAGCCCATGGATGATACAGGCAAGCAGATGACCGATCCCGCAGTGCAGCCAACACCGGTAACAAGCAAGAAGGCTCCGTTCAAACCGGCAGTGAAGCCGCTTTCGAAAGCGGCCGACGCGACCACAATTTTGAATGACCATTTTGACATTCCGAAGGATTACAAGCTGCATAGCAGCTCCCTGGGAGAGAGCTATCATAACGGCAGGCAGGTATGGAGCTTAAGCTACAGTCCATCATCTCAATTCATGGGAACCCATCTGTCAGCAGAGGTGGACGCCGTAACAGGACAGATTTATTCGATGAATGAACATCGGTATCATGAGCTCGGTGACTCCAAGCCGCAGACCACCTCGGCCAAGCTCACGAAGGCGCAGGCCCAGCAGCAGGCGATGGACCTGGTCATGGAGATCGTTCCGAATGCCGCGGCTGAATACAAGCTGACCGAGATCAGGGCTCTGGAGAGCACATTCCCGGGTCAGGCGTATTATTATGTAACCTTTACCCGATATGCCGGCGAGATAAAAATTTGGGGTGAATCCATTACGGTTGGCATGGATGCTGAAGGCAAGGTAAGTAACTATCACTTCCGCTCCAATGTGGAGCTGAAGGAGCTGCCGGTGGCATCCAAGCCTAACGTGACCCAGGATCAGGCAAGAAAGACTTATCTGGAACAAATTCAGCTGATGCTGAAATTTATCCAGTACGGAGGCTACACCAGCCCGACCGGTCATGAGCCGCTTTCGTTAAAGCTGGCATATGCGCCGAGCTACGGACAGAACGAGCTTTACACGATGAAGATGATCGATGCGGTGACGGGCAAATGGCGCAATGGCGGGTATTACTATGGAAATAGCGAGTCTTCAGAAGGTTTCAATGCGGTAGATATTGAAGGGCATGCCTCCCACAAGGCACTGGAGAAGCTGCTGGAGTTCCGCGTGCTGGTCCCGGATGAGCAGAACAAGGTGTATCCGGATCAACAGATCACCACGGGAGAATGGTTCGACATGGCAGCGCGGTCGCTGAGCCCGGATTATGAGGGTTCTAGCATCGGAATGTATGATCCGTTTCCGTACGGCAGCCTGCAGCCGGAATCCAAATATTATGAAGCGGTATACTTGATGGTGTCCCGGGACTGGCTGCCGCGTGAAGCCTCGCCTTCATTTAGTGTGGAGGGAAAGCTAACGCGGGATGAGCTCGCTGTGCTGCTGATGAAGATGCTGAAGTATGACAAGCTGGCTGAAGCCTTTGGCGCCTCGGATCTGGACGCGGGTGCGGCAGACGTTTCACAAATCAAGCAGCCGGGAGCGGCACTGTTCGCCGTGAAGCTGAATCTGCTGCCGCTTCGGGACGGCAAATTCCTGCCGAATCAGGTCGTAACGCGCGCTGAAGCTGCGGAGGTGCTGGTCAAGCTGGCTGATCTGAGAGGCAAGAGCGATAGTTTCCTGAATCATATGAACTATTAG
- the xylB gene encoding xylulokinase translates to MSYVIGVDLGTSAVKTVLVNRSGEVVAEHSESYPLSQPKPGYSEQRPEDWVDATVISLKKLMHVSQAAPESVEGLSFSGQMHGLVLVDGEGAVLRPAILWNDTRTTQQCRRIEQQLQGRLLDIARNRALEGFTLPKLLWVQEQEPDIFAQAVRLLLPKDYVRFRLTGQYAMDYSDAAGTLMLDVAGRSWSKDILDAFNLPEELCPPLVESFQHCGTLLPEIAEQSGLLSSTSVYAGGADNACGALGAGILEEGKTMCSIGTSGVILSFEERRDVDLEGRVHFFNHSEPDAFYVMGVTLAAGYSLDWFKKTFAPGISFQELLSGVEAVPAGSSGLLFTPYIAGERTPHPDAEIRGSFIGMDVSHKLPHFTRAVLEGITFSLRESVELLRASGKDVNTIISIGGGAKNEVWLQMQANIFNAEIVKLASEQGPAMGAAMLAAYGSGWFKSLQACAEEFLQEAVRYTPQPEVVEKYEELFKLYQDVYPQTQSLSAALAKHR, encoded by the coding sequence ATGAGTTACGTCATTGGAGTAGATCTCGGCACCAGTGCGGTGAAGACCGTGCTGGTCAACCGCAGCGGCGAGGTGGTAGCGGAGCATTCGGAGAGCTATCCACTCAGCCAGCCGAAGCCCGGCTACAGCGAGCAGCGGCCGGAGGATTGGGTAGACGCGACAGTGATCTCTTTAAAAAAGCTGATGCACGTCTCACAGGCCGCACCGGAATCCGTAGAAGGACTGAGCTTCTCAGGACAGATGCACGGACTGGTGCTGGTTGACGGGGAAGGCGCCGTGCTGCGCCCGGCTATCCTGTGGAATGACACCCGCACGACGCAGCAGTGCCGCAGGATCGAGCAGCAGCTTCAGGGCCGTCTGCTGGACATCGCCCGAAACCGCGCGCTGGAAGGCTTTACTCTTCCGAAGCTGCTGTGGGTGCAGGAGCAGGAGCCGGATATATTCGCCCAGGCAGTCCGGCTGCTTCTCCCGAAGGATTATGTGCGTTTCCGGCTCACAGGTCAGTACGCCATGGATTATTCGGATGCAGCCGGTACGCTGATGCTGGATGTCGCCGGCAGAAGCTGGAGTAAAGACATTCTGGATGCCTTCAATCTGCCGGAAGAGCTGTGCCCGCCTCTGGTGGAATCATTTCAGCATTGCGGTACCCTGCTGCCAGAGATCGCAGAGCAGTCCGGTTTACTGTCCTCCACCTCTGTATATGCCGGGGGAGCCGACAATGCCTGCGGGGCGCTGGGCGCCGGGATTCTGGAGGAGGGCAAGACTATGTGCAGCATCGGCACCTCGGGCGTCATCCTGTCCTTTGAGGAGCGGCGGGATGTCGATCTGGAGGGCCGGGTTCACTTTTTCAATCATAGCGAGCCGGATGCATTTTATGTGATGGGAGTTACACTCGCGGCCGGCTACAGTCTGGACTGGTTCAAAAAAACATTCGCGCCCGGCATCTCCTTCCAGGAGCTGCTAAGCGGTGTAGAAGCCGTGCCTGCCGGCAGCAGCGGACTGCTCTTTACGCCTTATATCGCAGGCGAACGAACACCGCATCCCGATGCAGAAATTCGCGGCAGCTTTATCGGGATGGATGTCAGCCATAAGCTTCCCCATTTCACACGTGCCGTGCTGGAGGGGATTACCTTTTCGCTCCGGGAGTCTGTAGAGCTACTGCGAGCCTCGGGCAAGGACGTGAATACCATCATCTCCATCGGGGGTGGAGCGAAGAATGAGGTCTGGCTTCAAATGCAGGCCAATATTTTTAACGCTGAGATCGTAAAGCTTGCAAGTGAGCAGGGACCGGCGATGGGAGCGGCGATGCTGGCTGCGTACGGCAGCGGCTGGTTTAAGAGCCTGCAGGCCTGCGCTGAAGAGTTCCTGCAGGAAGCGGTGCGTTATACGCCGCAGCCTGAAGTCGTGGAGAAGTACGAGGAGCTGTTCAAGCTATATCAGGATGTATATCCACAAACCCAAAGCCTCAGTGCTGCACTGGCGAAGCATCGGTAA
- a CDS encoding virulence factor — MKITFIEPTPSPNSMKLHLDESLEPGIRKTYTLDNERSAPAWIRELLHIQGVKSIFHTLDFIALDRKGSADWQAILSEVQEKFGQEGLQAGGSEEAAGAFGEAEVFVQFFRGIPMQIRVKSALQEERIGLSQRFTEAVTQVASNTMIKERKLKDYGVRYGELADIAREVEQELEAAFPQERLDKVVSQAIAHGAAEEEFIEQRRKLSDEETAAAMKDSDWRVRYAALDVLEPEERHLPLLKQALSDSKMQIRRLAIVYLGDFRTPEAMALLQQAMADESPAVRRTAGDTLSDIGDPAATPVMIQALKDSSKLVRWRAARFLYEVGTEEASGALTEAAEDPEFEVSLQARMALERIQSGEEAAGTVWQQMAKRTKDVK; from the coding sequence ATGAAAATTACATTTATTGAGCCTACCCCCAGTCCAAATTCCATGAAGCTTCATCTTGACGAATCCCTGGAACCGGGAATCCGCAAAACATATACCCTGGATAATGAACGTTCTGCTCCTGCGTGGATCCGCGAGCTGCTGCATATTCAGGGCGTGAAGAGCATCTTCCACACCCTGGACTTTATCGCGCTGGACCGCAAGGGCAGCGCCGATTGGCAGGCAATTCTGAGCGAGGTGCAGGAGAAGTTCGGACAGGAAGGGCTGCAGGCCGGAGGAAGCGAGGAAGCTGCCGGCGCTTTTGGCGAAGCTGAGGTATTCGTCCAATTCTTCCGCGGCATCCCGATGCAGATCCGCGTCAAGAGTGCGCTGCAGGAAGAACGGATCGGCTTGTCGCAGCGCTTTACAGAGGCAGTCACCCAGGTGGCGTCCAACACGATGATCAAGGAGCGCAAGCTGAAGGATTACGGCGTCCGCTATGGTGAGCTGGCCGACATCGCCCGTGAGGTCGAGCAGGAGCTTGAAGCCGCCTTCCCGCAGGAGCGGCTGGATAAGGTCGTGTCACAGGCTATCGCCCATGGCGCCGCCGAAGAGGAGTTTATCGAGCAGCGGCGCAAGCTGAGCGATGAGGAGACGGCCGCCGCCATGAAGGATTCCGACTGGCGCGTCCGCTATGCCGCACTGGACGTGCTGGAGCCAGAGGAGCGTCATCTGCCGCTTCTGAAGCAGGCGCTGTCTGATTCCAAGATGCAAATCCGGCGCTTGGCGATCGTATATCTGGGCGACTTCCGCACACCGGAAGCCATGGCCCTGCTGCAGCAAGCGATGGCCGATGAATCGCCGGCGGTTCGCCGTACAGCAGGCGATACGCTGTCTGACATTGGAGACCCGGCGGCTACACCGGTCATGATTCAGGCGCTGAAGGACAGCAGCAAGCTGGTCCGCTGGCGTGCGGCCCGCTTCCTGTATGAAGTGGGCACGGAGGAAGCCTCCGGGGCGCTGACCGAAGCGGCGGAGGATCCGGAGTTTGAGGTCAGCCTGCAGGCAAGGATGGCGCTGGAGCGCATTCAATCCGGTGAAGAGGCTGCCGGAACGGTATGGCAGCAGATGGCGAAACGGACAAAGGATGTCAAATAA
- a CDS encoding transglutaminase domain-containing protein, with the protein MKKEQALFINRSEGKGGVPMKWNRALLSKLMLTGTLAVTVAAVPESAEVSNVHATTDKTVTTSVDDIRQKLLTAMNSREAYLRFVYQGQTKSLKAHLKNALDQAMDSDPYIHYTIASYSYDYRGTSSSADVTVRLTYRETAEQTRYVDRRVKDILAAVIKPGMSSHEKVKAINDWVVLNLKYDTSLKKYTAYDGLSTGSTVCQGYSLLTYKLLKSAGIENKIVEGTAYPSGSGQGQLHAWNLVKLDGKWYHLDTTWNDPVPNREGKVSYTHYLRSDAQMAKDHTWVKSYPAASTSYSTTLNALASKPSSKAAAYRALIQALEYDLHDPKAAIRTYDQLHAKVNAAVKKNQQELVFRYDGEERGLLALLQELQRKAGVGTIRYYHDSLEDSDDLKVHISW; encoded by the coding sequence ATGAAGAAAGAACAAGCGTTATTTATTAATCGAAGCGAAGGAAAGGGCGGGGTACCCATGAAATGGAACCGGGCACTGCTGAGTAAGCTGATGCTGACCGGGACCTTGGCGGTGACGGTGGCTGCCGTGCCAGAATCGGCGGAAGTGAGCAATGTCCATGCGACGACGGATAAGACGGTCACGACATCGGTCGATGACATCAGGCAGAAGCTGCTCACGGCAATGAATAGCCGGGAAGCCTACCTGCGCTTTGTCTATCAGGGACAGACCAAGTCACTCAAAGCCCATCTGAAGAACGCGCTGGATCAAGCGATGGACAGTGACCCTTACATTCATTATACCATTGCAAGCTACAGCTACGATTACCGCGGCACCTCCTCATCGGCAGACGTCACAGTCCGGTTAACCTACCGGGAAACCGCGGAGCAGACACGGTATGTGGACCGCAGGGTGAAGGATATTCTGGCCGCGGTCATCAAGCCGGGCATGAGCAGCCATGAGAAGGTGAAGGCCATTAACGACTGGGTAGTGCTCAACCTGAAATATGACACATCCCTGAAGAAATATACGGCATATGACGGGCTCAGCACGGGAAGTACGGTGTGCCAGGGATATTCCCTGCTTACCTACAAGCTGCTGAAGTCGGCCGGAATCGAGAACAAGATTGTGGAGGGCACGGCCTATCCCTCGGGAAGCGGCCAGGGCCAGCTGCACGCCTGGAATCTTGTGAAGCTGGACGGGAAGTGGTATCACCTTGATACGACCTGGAATGATCCGGTCCCGAACCGGGAAGGAAAGGTATCCTACACTCATTATTTACGGAGTGATGCCCAGATGGCGAAGGATCATACCTGGGTTAAATCCTACCCTGCGGCTAGTACCTCATACAGCACGACCCTGAACGCCCTGGCCTCGAAGCCATCCTCCAAAGCGGCAGCCTACCGTGCATTGATTCAGGCGCTGGAGTATGATCTTCATGATCCCAAAGCAGCCATACGCACGTATGACCAGCTTCATGCGAAGGTGAATGCCGCCGTCAAAAAAAATCAACAGGAGCTCGTCTTCCGATACGATGGCGAGGAGCGCGGCCTGCTTGCTCTGCTGCAGGAGCTGCAGCGTAAAGCTGGTGTCGGCACGATCCGCTATTATCATGACAGCCTGGAGGACAGTGATGATCTGAAGGTACACATCTCCTGGTGA
- a CDS encoding cytochrome ubiquinol oxidase subunit I, which yields MSTLDPVLMSRILTAVTLFVHIVLATIGVGIPVMLALAEWRGIRTGDKHYILLARRWARGFVITVAVGVVTGTAIGLQLSLLWPTFMKVAGRAIALPLFMETFAFFVEAIFLGIYLYTWDRFKNKYTHLLLLIPVAIGSSASAVFITSLNAFMNQPQGFELVDGVFTNVNPFLAMFNPATPSKVAHVLASAYTTSAAVLASIAAFSLLRRKDHPYFKKALKLCVISTFVFAMTTILIGDFSGKFLAKFQPEKLAAMEWHFDTMTEAPLIYGGVLDENNDIKYALKIPYALSILAGNRPNTEVIGLNEFPEEERPPLMIHYFFDLKVTNGVLLVLIPLMFMLRKRLPGKKPYPTWLLIGIFALGPSAMVAIWLGWFLAEVGRQPWIVRGYMKVAEAATTSPNVGWMLLLFILLYIVLAVSAVKVLSRLFRSKSAEEEIAQLGWDPEGGRGQ from the coding sequence ATGTCTACGCTTGACCCTGTTCTTATGAGCCGGATTCTGACGGCCGTTACGCTGTTTGTACATATTGTGTTAGCTACCATTGGAGTCGGCATTCCCGTCATGCTGGCGCTGGCGGAGTGGAGAGGAATCCGGACCGGCGACAAGCACTACATCCTGCTGGCGCGAAGGTGGGCCCGCGGCTTCGTCATTACCGTGGCGGTGGGCGTCGTAACAGGAACGGCCATCGGTCTGCAGCTGAGTCTGTTGTGGCCGACGTTTATGAAGGTGGCTGGCCGGGCGATCGCACTGCCCTTGTTTATGGAGACCTTTGCTTTTTTTGTGGAGGCGATCTTTCTGGGCATTTATCTGTACACCTGGGACCGGTTCAAGAACAAGTACACCCATCTGCTGCTGCTCATCCCCGTGGCGATCGGGTCATCGGCATCCGCGGTGTTCATTACAAGCCTCAATGCGTTTATGAACCAGCCGCAGGGCTTTGAGCTGGTGGATGGTGTGTTCACCAACGTGAACCCGTTCCTCGCCATGTTCAACCCGGCCACTCCCAGCAAGGTGGCTCATGTGCTGGCCTCTGCATACACGACCAGCGCCGCTGTGCTGGCGAGTATTGCAGCCTTCAGCCTGCTGAGGCGCAAAGACCATCCTTATTTCAAAAAAGCGCTCAAGCTGTGCGTCATCTCCACCTTTGTTTTTGCCATGACGACGATTCTGATCGGCGATTTCTCCGGCAAGTTCCTGGCCAAATTCCAGCCGGAGAAGCTGGCTGCGATGGAATGGCATTTTGACACGATGACGGAAGCTCCACTCATTTACGGCGGGGTACTGGATGAGAACAATGACATCAAATATGCGCTCAAAATCCCGTACGCCCTGAGCATACTGGCGGGAAACCGGCCGAATACAGAGGTCATCGGATTGAATGAATTTCCCGAAGAGGAGCGGCCGCCGCTGATGATCCATTATTTCTTTGACCTGAAAGTAACCAATGGCGTGCTGCTCGTGCTCATCCCGCTGATGTTCATGCTGCGCAAGAGGCTGCCCGGCAAGAAGCCTTATCCCACCTGGCTGCTGATTGGCATCTTTGCCCTGGGACCATCGGCTATGGTAGCCATTTGGCTGGGATGGTTTCTCGCAGAGGTCGGCCGGCAGCCCTGGATTGTCCGGGGCTACATGAAGGTCGCGGAGGCAGCGACCACCTCGCCGAATGTAGGCTGGATGCTGCTGCTGTTCATTCTGCTGTACATCGTGCTGGCTGTTTCGGCAGTCAAGGTGCTGAGCCGCCTGTTCCGCAGTAAAAGTGCAGAGGAAGAAATCGCGCAGCTGGGCTGGGATCCGGAAGGAGGCAGGGGACAATGA